One bacterium DNA window includes the following coding sequences:
- the murJ gene encoding murein biosynthesis integral membrane protein MurJ: protein MRRPAEGIARAASVVAVGILVSRILGFARNVVLANRLGDSPAADAYEAAFIVPDFLNYLLAGGFLAITFIPILSRYRARGDGDGARNAFNAVLGPVAVLIVALTVAAALAADLVVGWLFGSGGRLDAEQLAEVARLTRLVLPAQIFFVVGGLFTAVQYAHGRFLVPTLAPIIYNLGIIVGGVLGTSSGEASATGFIVGAVAGASIGNFALQWWGAARAGFRVRMAVPDFRHPAFREYLLLAFPLMVGQSIVVLDESLGKIVAAAASDGSIFGLNLARRVNMLPVGVIAQAAGVAAFPFLARLVAEGRGAEMRESMGRTIRTVLFASGGAVAAAVAVGLPAVRVAFQHGAFSEDGTVLVAAALVGYSLGIPAWGVHQLFARSFYAHRQMWVPVIAGTAWVLPAIPLYFLGYRVGGVPGIAVAASITVTGHALTLWLLWRRFHSGEGLEGMVRTVGQVALGALVAGAAGWLVATAITGGQVPGMSTGVLATLAGGGVVAVVYLATTYAIGSAEARSVVRRR from the coding sequence ATGCGCCGGCCGGCAGAAGGGATAGCCCGGGCCGCCTCGGTGGTCGCGGTCGGCATCCTGGTCTCCCGCATCCTGGGGTTCGCCCGCAACGTGGTGCTGGCCAACCGGTTGGGTGACAGCCCCGCCGCCGACGCCTACGAAGCCGCCTTCATCGTCCCCGACTTCCTCAACTACCTGCTGGCCGGGGGTTTCCTCGCCATCACGTTCATCCCCATCCTCAGCAGGTACCGGGCACGGGGCGACGGCGACGGCGCCCGGAACGCCTTCAACGCGGTGCTGGGGCCGGTGGCGGTGCTCATCGTCGCCCTGACCGTCGCGGCGGCGCTGGCCGCCGACCTGGTGGTTGGGTGGCTGTTCGGATCGGGCGGCCGTCTCGACGCCGAGCAGCTGGCCGAGGTGGCCCGCCTCACCAGGCTGGTGCTACCGGCGCAGATCTTCTTCGTGGTGGGCGGGCTGTTCACGGCGGTCCAGTACGCCCACGGGCGGTTCCTGGTCCCGACCCTGGCCCCGATCATCTACAACCTCGGGATCATCGTGGGCGGCGTGTTGGGAACATCGTCCGGCGAGGCCTCGGCCACGGGCTTCATCGTCGGCGCGGTGGCGGGGGCCTCGATAGGCAACTTCGCCCTCCAGTGGTGGGGCGCCGCCCGGGCCGGCTTCCGGGTGCGCATGGCGGTGCCTGACTTCCGGCATCCCGCCTTCCGGGAATACCTGTTGCTGGCGTTCCCCCTGATGGTGGGCCAGTCGATCGTGGTGCTCGACGAGTCCCTCGGCAAGATCGTGGCGGCGGCGGCCTCGGACGGGTCGATCTTCGGCCTGAACCTGGCCCGGCGGGTCAACATGCTGCCGGTGGGGGTGATCGCCCAGGCCGCCGGGGTGGCCGCCTTCCCGTTCCTCGCCCGACTGGTGGCCGAGGGCCGGGGCGCCGAGATGCGGGAGTCGATGGGCCGCACCATCCGCACGGTCCTGTTCGCGTCGGGCGGAGCGGTGGCGGCCGCGGTGGCGGTCGGCCTGCCCGCGGTCCGGGTCGCCTTCCAGCACGGAGCCTTCAGCGAGGACGGCACGGTGCTGGTGGCGGCGGCCCTGGTCGGGTACTCGCTCGGCATTCCGGCCTGGGGCGTCCACCAGCTGTTTGCCCGGAGCTTCTACGCCCACCGCCAGATGTGGGTCCCGGTCATCGCCGGGACCGCCTGGGTCCTACCGGCCATTCCCCTGTACTTCCTCGGATACCGGGTCGGGGGCGTCCCCGGCATCGCGGTGGCCGCCTCGATCACCGTCACCGGTCACGCGCTGACGCTCTGGTTGCTGTGGCGGCGCTTCCACAGCGGCGAGGGACTGGAGGGCATGGTGCGGACGGTCGGACAGGTGGCGCTGGGCGCGCTGGTCGCCGGAGCGGCCGGTTGGCTGGTGGCCACGGCGATAACCGGAGGGCAGGTGCCGGGCATGTCGACCGGCGTGCTGGCGACCCTGGCCGGTGGAGGGGTGGTGGCGGTGGTCTACCTGGCTACGACGTACGCGATCGGCTCCGCCGAGGCGCGCTCGGTCGTGCGGCGCCGTTGA
- a CDS encoding PHP domain-containing protein, which produces MAVDLHTHSTASDGSESPAAVVGLAVQAGLSAVALTDHDTLEGIEEARAEAGPAGIELIPGAEVACEWKGGGLHMVVLFLEPGPGPLQDRLAEFRAGRDRRNRAIARRLDEIGVDIDYEEVLAQARGGSVGRPHFAALLVAKGYVPDIPAAFREYLGSRGVAYATRPLLPPEEAIGLARRSGGVPVVAHPHTLGLNTAEEYADAFRLLAGYGMVGVECYYGEYPAETRRRLEATVRSFGLLPSGGSDFHGSYKPGQRVGVGRGDLVVPDRVLDDLRAARDG; this is translated from the coding sequence ATGGCCGTCGATCTTCACACTCACTCCACCGCCTCCGACGGCAGCGAGAGCCCGGCCGCGGTCGTCGGGCTGGCCGTCCAGGCGGGTCTCTCCGCGGTCGCCCTGACCGACCACGACACCCTCGAGGGGATCGAGGAGGCCCGAGCCGAGGCGGGCCCGGCCGGGATCGAGCTCATCCCGGGGGCGGAGGTGGCCTGCGAGTGGAAGGGCGGCGGGCTCCACATGGTGGTCCTGTTCCTGGAGCCGGGGCCCGGCCCACTCCAGGATCGCCTGGCGGAGTTCCGGGCCGGCCGGGACCGCCGCAACCGGGCGATCGCCCGGCGTCTCGATGAGATCGGCGTGGACATCGACTACGAGGAGGTCCTCGCCCAGGCCCGGGGCGGGAGCGTCGGCAGGCCCCACTTCGCGGCCCTCCTGGTCGCCAAGGGATACGTTCCCGACATCCCCGCCGCCTTCCGCGAGTACCTCGGGTCGCGCGGCGTCGCCTACGCCACCCGCCCTCTGCTCCCTCCCGAGGAGGCCATCGGGTTGGCGCGCCGCTCCGGCGGGGTTCCCGTGGTGGCGCATCCCCACACCTTGGGATTGAACACGGCCGAGGAGTACGCGGACGCCTTCCGCCTTCTGGCCGGCTACGGCATGGTGGGCGTGGAGTGCTACTACGGCGAGTACCCGGCCGAGACCCGCCGCCGGCTGGAGGCCACGGTCCGGTCGTTCGGCCTCCTCCCGTCAGGCGGGTCGGACTTCCACGGCTCCTACAAACCCGGCCAGCGGGTGGGGGTCGGACGGGGCGACCTGGTGGTCCCCGACCGGGTCCTCGATGACCTGCGGGCCGCGCGGGACGGCTGA
- a CDS encoding aspartate kinase, translating into MSLVVQKYGGTSLADSERIERVAHRVARTKRSGNDVVVVVSAMGRQTDDLIALARQVSARPPAREMDMLLTAGERISMALLAMALHDKDIPALSLTGAQAGILTDSEHGEAKITAIRGNRVGDGLAAGQVVIVAGFQGVNPDSREVTTLGRGGSDATAVALASAHSAAVCEIYTDVDGVYTADPRVVPDARKLAEVSFDEMLELAAGGAGVLMARSVEVGRKFKIPIHVRSSFVQDEGTWVKENVMEEAIISGIAHDTSEAKVTLWGVPDRPGVAAAIFEKLASARVNVDMIVQNVGADGCTDLSFTVPEAHIEIARQATAELVVELEATGSSVDANVGKVSLVGAGMRSTHGVAARVFRALGDADINIEMISTSPIRISCVVNRDSVEDAVRALHAEFDPPVITAEVGADA; encoded by the coding sequence ATGTCTCTGGTCGTCCAAAAGTACGGCGGCACGTCATTAGCCGACTCCGAGCGCATCGAGCGCGTCGCCCACCGGGTGGCTCGTACCAAGCGCTCCGGTAACGACGTGGTTGTGGTGGTCTCGGCGATGGGCCGCCAAACCGACGACCTGATCGCCCTCGCCCGTCAGGTGAGCGCCAGGCCGCCGGCCCGGGAGATGGACATGCTCCTGACGGCGGGCGAGCGCATCTCCATGGCGTTGCTCGCCATGGCTCTCCACGACAAGGACATCCCCGCGCTGAGCCTCACCGGTGCCCAAGCCGGGATACTCACCGACTCGGAACACGGTGAGGCGAAGATCACGGCGATACGAGGGAACCGGGTGGGGGACGGTCTCGCCGCAGGGCAAGTGGTGATCGTGGCCGGCTTCCAGGGGGTGAATCCCGATTCCAGGGAGGTGACCACCCTGGGGCGGGGCGGTTCCGACGCCACCGCGGTGGCGCTGGCCTCGGCCCACTCCGCGGCGGTGTGCGAGATCTACACCGATGTGGACGGGGTGTACACGGCCGATCCCCGGGTGGTGCCCGACGCTCGCAAGCTCGCCGAGGTCTCCTTCGACGAGATGCTCGAGCTGGCCGCCGGGGGCGCCGGGGTGCTGATGGCACGCTCGGTGGAAGTGGGGAGAAAGTTCAAGATCCCGATCCACGTGCGGTCATCGTTCGTGCAGGACGAGGGGACCTGGGTCAAGGAGAATGTGATGGAAGAAGCAATTATCAGCGGAATCGCTCATGACACTTCGGAGGCGAAGGTGACTCTCTGGGGAGTACCCGACCGGCCCGGCGTCGCGGCGGCCATCTTCGAGAAGCTGGCAAGCGCGCGGGTGAACGTCGACATGATCGTCCAGAACGTGGGCGCGGATGGATGCACCGACCTCAGCTTCACCGTCCCCGAAGCCCATATCGAGATCGCCCGCCAGGCCACCGCCGAGCTGGTCGTGGAGCTGGAGGCCACGGGCTCCTCCGTGGATGCCAACGTGGGCAAGGTGTCGCTGGTGGGAGCGGGAATGAGATCAACGCACGGGGTGGCGGCCCGGGTGTTCCGCGCCCTTGGCGACGCCGACATCAACATCGAGATGATCTCCACCTCCCCGATCCGGATCTCGTGCGTGGTGAACCGAGACTCGGTGGAGGACGCGGTGCGGGCCTTGCACGCCGAGTTCGACCCGCCCGTGATCACGGCGGAGGTCGGCGCCGATGCCTGA
- a CDS encoding aspartate-semialdehyde dehydrogenase codes for MPDPRVAVVGATGAVGRTMIEILEERDFPLSELRLMASARSAGRVVATRWGDVAVEDLSSADPSGIDIALFSAGAGRSREFAQSFVDRGAIVIDNSSAFRMAPEVPLVVAGVNDHAAADNDGIIANPNCTTMTLMMAAGPLHHHAGLARMVAMSYQSVSGAGMTGMDTLWQQTVELGNRREALVQGGWEEGETDPFQRPIAFNVLPMAGTLTDAGHTDEEWKLVNESRKILERDSIEVEPTCVRVPVMVGHGISASMWFDSAVDPETARRVLTDAPGVELWSDERVATPLDSAGQDPVLACRIRPTIGVPGGISLWVVGDNLRKGAALNAVEIAELLI; via the coding sequence ATGCCTGATCCGCGCGTGGCCGTGGTCGGCGCCACCGGAGCGGTGGGCCGCACCATGATCGAGATCCTCGAGGAACGGGACTTCCCGCTCTCGGAGCTGCGTCTCATGGCGTCGGCTCGGTCGGCCGGCCGGGTGGTCGCCACCCGCTGGGGCGACGTCGCGGTGGAGGATCTGTCCTCGGCCGATCCCTCGGGGATCGACATCGCCCTCTTCTCCGCCGGTGCGGGAAGGAGCAGGGAGTTCGCCCAGTCCTTCGTGGACCGGGGAGCGATCGTCATCGACAACTCCTCCGCCTTCCGCATGGCGCCCGAGGTTCCGCTGGTGGTGGCGGGCGTCAACGACCACGCGGCAGCCGACAACGACGGCATCATCGCCAACCCGAACTGCACCACCATGACGCTCATGATGGCCGCCGGACCGCTCCACCACCACGCCGGGCTGGCCCGCATGGTGGCCATGTCCTACCAGTCGGTCTCGGGGGCCGGGATGACCGGCATGGACACCCTCTGGCAACAGACGGTCGAGCTCGGCAACCGCCGTGAGGCACTGGTGCAGGGAGGATGGGAGGAGGGCGAGACCGACCCGTTCCAGCGGCCCATCGCCTTCAATGTCCTGCCCATGGCCGGGACGCTCACCGATGCAGGCCACACCGATGAAGAGTGGAAGCTGGTGAACGAGAGCCGCAAGATCCTCGAGCGGGACAGCATCGAGGTGGAGCCGACCTGCGTGCGGGTGCCGGTCATGGTGGGCCACGGTATCTCCGCCTCGATGTGGTTCGACTCGGCGGTCGACCCCGAAACCGCCCGGCGGGTGCTCACGGACGCACCCGGTGTCGAACTGTGGAGCGATGAGCGGGTGGCCACCCCGCTGGACTCGGCGGGCCAGGACCCGGTGCTGGCGTGTCGCATCCGTCCCACCATCGGCGTGCCCGGGGGCATCAGCCTGTGGGTGGTGGGCGACAACCTGCGCAAGGGGGCGGCGCTCAACGCGGTGGAGATCGCCGAGCTGCTGATCTAG
- a CDS encoding class II aldolase/adducin family protein translates to MTDSYPVWRSGIASDGGEARAEPAFASVEELRAHRKRMLVTSYRLFGAFGWGSLGDGHITARDPERTDAMWLIRYGVPFHRTTTDDLVLVGPDGRVEGGGSINMTAYHIHAPIHEARPDAVAVAHTHTPYATPWAANVEGFRMICQEATAFLDDHEVYEGEEVQVSDFDTGKKIAATLGEAKAVLLRNHGPVTVGGSVEEAIGWFLLLERVAEVHVKAPDARPISAEAAAIAAREIGHVSSALAAFEYAVASKLEPGAAG, encoded by the coding sequence ATGACCGATTCCTACCCCGTCTGGCGATCAGGCATCGCGTCCGACGGAGGGGAGGCCCGCGCCGAGCCCGCCTTCGCCTCGGTCGAGGAACTGCGCGCCCACCGGAAGCGGATGCTGGTCACGTCTTACCGCCTGTTCGGCGCGTTCGGATGGGGATCGCTGGGAGACGGGCACATCACGGCTCGGGACCCGGAACGCACCGACGCCATGTGGCTGATCCGCTACGGGGTGCCGTTCCACCGCACCACCACCGACGACCTGGTGCTGGTCGGTCCGGATGGGCGAGTGGAGGGCGGCGGCTCGATCAACATGACCGCCTACCACATCCACGCTCCCATCCACGAGGCCCGTCCCGACGCAGTGGCGGTGGCCCACACCCACACCCCGTACGCCACGCCCTGGGCGGCCAACGTGGAGGGCTTCCGCATGATCTGCCAGGAGGCCACCGCCTTCCTGGACGACCACGAGGTGTACGAGGGCGAGGAGGTCCAGGTCTCGGACTTCGACACCGGCAAGAAGATCGCCGCCACGCTGGGCGAGGCCAAAGCGGTGCTGTTGCGCAATCACGGACCGGTCACCGTGGGCGGCTCGGTCGAGGAGGCGATCGGCTGGTTCCTGCTGCTCGAGCGGGTGGCGGAGGTCCACGTCAAGGCCCCCGATGCCCGGCCGATCAGCGCCGAGGCAGCCGCGATCGCGGCGCGGGAGATCGGCCACGTGTCGAGCGCGCTCGCCGCATTCGAGTACGCGGTGGCGTCCAAGCTGGAGCCCGGAGCCGCCGGGTAG